A DNA window from Castanea sativa cultivar Marrone di Chiusa Pesio chromosome 7, ASM4071231v1 contains the following coding sequences:
- the LOC142644031 gene encoding uncharacterized protein LOC142644031, producing MYNATANGLAEAFNKTLCNSLKKVVGKSKRDWHKRVEEALWVYRTTYRTLTQATPYSLIYGVEAVLPLERQIPSLRIVIQEGLSNEENVRLQLEELEALDKKKRLEAQQRLECYQARISRTFNKKVRPRSFQVGDLVLAIQRPIIVTHRTKNKFVSKWDGTYIVQEAYTNGAYKLVVEDGLRIGPINGKFLKRYYA from the coding sequence ATAATGCCACAGCCAACGGTCTCGCGGAAGCCTTTAACAAAACACTATGCAATTCGCTCAAGAAAGTTGTAGGGAAGTCAAAAAGAGATTGGCACAAAAGAGTTGAGGAAGCTTTGTGGGTGTATCGTACAACATATCGAACACTTACCCAAGCTACGCCCTATTCTCTTATTTATGGGGTAGAAGCTGTTCTACCACTTGAACGTCAAATTCCTTCATTAAGGATTGTCATTCAAGAAGGTCTTTCTAATGAAGAAAACGTTCGTCTACAACTTGAAGAATTAGAAgctttggataaaaaaaaaaggctggaGGCACAACAACGCCTTGAGTGTTATCAAGCTCGCATTTCTAGGACTTTCAACAAGAAGGTTCGTCCTCGATCTTTCCAAGTTGGAGATTTGGTTCTTGCTATACAAAGACCCATCATTGTCACCCATCGCACTAAGAACAAGTTTGTTTCAAAATGGGATGGAACATATATTGTTCAAGAAGCCTATACAAATGGAGCATACAAGTTGGTTGTTGAAGATGGTTTGAGAATTGGCCCTATCAACGGCAAATTCTTGAAACGTTATTATGCCTAA